The following coding sequences lie in one Rutidosis leptorrhynchoides isolate AG116_Rl617_1_P2 chromosome 6, CSIRO_AGI_Rlap_v1, whole genome shotgun sequence genomic window:
- the LOC139854109 gene encoding uncharacterized protein, whose translation MDLVMQRRVTRRVRPVQPRILWKKLNEVNVETFKASVLERVEAGMDTVTQVNADQMWNSLATTIRDVAKETLGVAVGISRGHKSSRESWWISDEVQTKVALKQLRFRELIRCRDGTRDDRTRAEERYKEANREAKKAVARANDKAYEDLYRKLDSKEGANDIYRIAKAREHRRRDIDITKFIKDEAGQTIVKEEEIRKRWEGYFSSLFVGEGLGRQEDPQ comes from the coding sequence ATGGACTTGGTTATGCAGAGGCGGGTTACTAGGAGAGTGAGACCCGTCCAACCTAGGATCCTTTGGAAGAAGCTGAATGAAGTGAATGTCGAAACTTTTAAAGCGTCAGTTTTGGAAAGAGTAGAGGCAGGAATGGATACGGTTACTCAAGTGAACGCAGATCAGATGTGGAATAGTTTGGCAACAACTATTAGAGATGTTGCCAAGGAAACATTAGGTGTGGCAGTAGGGATATCGAGAGGACATAAGTCTAGTAGAGAATCATGGTGGATTAGTGATGAGGTTCAAACCAAAGTTGCGCTTAAGCAActgaggtttagggagctcattagATGCCGGGACGGGACACGTGATGATAGAACTAGGGCAGAGGAGAGGTATAAAGAAGCCAATAGAGAAGCTAAGAAGGCCGTTGCCCGTGCAAACGATAAAGCGTATGAAGATTTGTATAGAAAACTAGACTCTAAAGAAGGAGCAAATGATATTTACAGGATTGCAAAAGCGAGGGAGCATAGGAGGAGGGATATAGATATCACCAAGTTTATCAAGGATGAAGCCGGTCAAACCATAGTGAAGGAAGAagaaattaggaaaagatgggaagggtaTTTCTCATCTCTTTTCGTGGGTGAAGGACTCGGGCGCCAAGAGGATCcacagtga